One Chloroflexota bacterium genomic region harbors:
- the lon gene encoding endopeptidase La yields MESEKDTKIQPTPPTDEPADQIQVLPLVALRGTVIFPEMIVPLEVGRDRSVKALERAVRANSPVALIAQRSSETEEIGTVDELHSVGTLAKIAQLIRLQNGTIRAIVQGQRRIRLLDLVQVDPHLEARIQLIEDQKETGVEIEALMASIQAQIEQYVTAGAPVPPEVAVAARNITDGGLLADMAAYSPEMSIELRQELLETIDVADRLRLVSTFLAKQIEILELKGRIQSEVKSEMDRNQREYILREQMKAIQKELGEDDPAVSEVNELRQKVEDSGMPDEVKEKALKEVDRLTRIPSASPEQGVVRTYVDTLVSLPWATTTEDNLDLNDAERVLNEDHYGLEKPKERILEYMAVRKLAEKIRSPIILFVGPPGVGKTSLGKSIARAMGRKFVRMSLGGIHDEAEIRGHRRTYIGALPGRVIQSIKTAGTSNPVFMLDEIDKVGMDFRGDPSSALLEVLDPEQNFSFQDNYLEVPFDLSKVLFIATANMADTIPPALRDRMEIIPLPGYTQLEKLRIAQQFLVPKQLENHGLTPKQVVFEEPALVRMIQAFTKEAGVRNMEREIAGIARKVARKVASNARTRVKVKADDLEDFIGPARFDYGQLDEEDQIGIVTGLVVSDAGGDILQVEATKMDGKDDFILTGQLGSVMQESARAGLSYLRARCRELGLDPAIFEKQTIHVHVPAGATPKDGPSAGVTMATAMASLLTGRPVRRDIAMTGEITLRGRVLPIGGLKAKLLAAHLAGVETVLIPGRNMRDLVDVPEEVRKQLTIVGVDHMDQVLSAALLDQARPAARTALRAITPLVRKPVRRTRKVPKGQKVPIAATPVPPVKPKQPPAAPPTGSA; encoded by the coding sequence GTGGAATCCGAAAAAGACACAAAGATCCAGCCCACTCCCCCGACCGACGAGCCGGCGGACCAGATCCAGGTCCTGCCCCTGGTCGCCCTGCGCGGCACCGTCATCTTCCCCGAGATGATCGTCCCGCTGGAAGTGGGCCGCGACCGCAGCGTGAAGGCCCTGGAGCGCGCCGTGCGCGCCAACTCCCCGGTGGCCCTGATCGCGCAGCGCTCGTCCGAGACCGAGGAGATCGGCACGGTCGACGAGCTGCACAGCGTGGGCACGCTGGCCAAGATCGCCCAACTCATCCGTCTCCAGAACGGCACCATCCGGGCCATCGTCCAGGGCCAGCGCCGGATCCGGCTGTTGGACCTGGTCCAGGTCGACCCGCACCTCGAGGCGCGCATCCAGCTCATCGAGGACCAGAAGGAGACCGGGGTCGAGATCGAGGCCCTCATGGCGTCGATCCAGGCTCAAATCGAGCAATACGTCACCGCCGGAGCGCCGGTGCCGCCCGAGGTGGCGGTCGCCGCCCGCAACATCACCGATGGCGGGCTGCTGGCCGACATGGCCGCCTACTCGCCGGAGATGAGCATCGAGCTGCGCCAGGAGCTGCTCGAGACGATTGACGTCGCCGATCGGCTGCGCCTGGTCAGCACGTTCCTGGCCAAGCAGATCGAGATCCTCGAGCTGAAGGGCCGGATTCAGAGCGAGGTCAAGTCGGAGATGGACCGCAACCAGCGCGAGTACATCCTCCGCGAGCAGATGAAGGCCATCCAGAAGGAGCTGGGCGAGGACGACCCGGCGGTCAGCGAGGTGAACGAGCTGCGCCAGAAGGTCGAGGATTCGGGCATGCCCGACGAGGTCAAGGAAAAGGCCCTCAAGGAGGTCGACCGCCTGACCCGCATCCCCAGCGCCTCGCCAGAGCAGGGCGTGGTGCGCACCTACGTCGACACGCTCGTGTCACTGCCGTGGGCCACGACGACCGAGGACAACCTCGACCTGAACGATGCGGAGCGCGTCCTCAACGAGGACCATTACGGCCTGGAGAAGCCCAAGGAGCGGATCCTCGAGTACATGGCCGTCCGCAAGCTGGCCGAGAAGATCCGCAGCCCGATCATCCTGTTCGTGGGCCCGCCCGGAGTGGGCAAGACCAGCTTGGGTAAGAGCATCGCCCGCGCCATGGGCCGGAAGTTCGTCCGGATGAGCCTGGGCGGCATCCACGACGAGGCCGAGATCCGCGGACATCGGCGCACCTACATCGGCGCATTGCCGGGCCGGGTCATCCAGTCCATCAAGACCGCCGGCACCTCGAACCCGGTGTTCATGCTGGACGAGATCGACAAGGTGGGAATGGACTTCCGCGGCGACCCGTCATCGGCGCTGCTGGAAGTGCTCGACCCCGAGCAGAACTTCAGCTTCCAGGACAACTACCTGGAGGTGCCGTTCGACCTGTCCAAGGTCCTGTTCATCGCCACCGCCAACATGGCCGACACCATCCCGCCCGCCCTGCGCGACCGGATGGAGATCATCCCGCTTCCGGGCTACACCCAGCTCGAGAAGCTGCGGATCGCCCAGCAGTTCCTGGTCCCCAAGCAGCTTGAGAACCATGGCCTGACCCCCAAGCAGGTCGTCTTCGAGGAGCCGGCCCTGGTGCGCATGATCCAGGCCTTCACCAAGGAGGCCGGGGTCCGCAACATGGAGCGCGAGATCGCCGGCATCGCGCGGAAGGTGGCCCGCAAGGTGGCCTCCAACGCGAGGACGCGCGTCAAGGTCAAGGCCGACGACCTGGAGGACTTCATCGGTCCGGCGCGCTTCGACTATGGCCAGCTGGACGAGGAGGACCAGATCGGGATCGTGACCGGGCTGGTGGTCTCCGACGCCGGGGGGGACATCTTGCAGGTCGAGGCCACCAAGATGGACGGCAAGGACGACTTCATCCTGACCGGCCAGCTGGGGAGCGTCATGCAGGAGTCGGCGCGAGCCGGCCTGTCCTACCTCCGCGCCCGCTGTCGGGAGCTGGGTCTCGACCCGGCCATCTTCGAGAAGCAGACGATCCACGTCCACGTCCCGGCCGGGGCGACGCCCAAGGACGGCCCCTCGGCGGGAGTGACCATGGCCACCGCCATGGCCAGCCTATTGACCGGCCGGCCTGTGCGGCGTGACATCGCCATGACCGGCGAGATCACGCTCCGCGGTCGGGTGCTGCCCATCGGCGGCCTGAAGGCCAAGCTGCTGGCGGCCCACCTGGCGGGTGTGGAGACGGTGCTCATCCCGGGTCGCAACATGAGGGACCTGGTGGACGTGCCGGAGGAGGTCCGCAAGCAGCTGACCATCGTGGGGGTCGACCACATGGACCAGGTCCTGTCGGCGGCCCTGCTGGACCAGGCGCGCCCGGCCGCGCGAACCGCGCTGCGGGCGATCACGCCGCTGGTGCGAAAGCCCGTGCGGCGGACGCGGAAGGTGCCAAAGGGGCAGAAGGTGCCGATCGCGGCCACCCCGGTCCCGCCGGTCAAGCCCAAGCAGCCGCCGGCGGCACCGCCGACCGGCAGCGCGTGA
- a CDS encoding DUF4129 domain-containing protein has product MWSNYPPEPVPIGVEPDGRPAPPPSPPRPSRLLPVAQCVAEGGLLAVVAAALQALFGEVPIIGPLEFAILAGAGMGWARRVRWRGPAGEAFGLPVLAVAAGTMAWLLAPEVRVALIQGDAQAALAAHHGGWIGALAVLRGHAHQSRAVDEEVQDQLMRWGLPVVAVAWLIGDLTAGRAGPGIQEAFTALAFIGSLMFVGSGVLALGLARLAAVRGDGPGGGSWFGFVLLVALGVTVLGIPAALFLGVPLEALVVALVAPIRVLGALVVLLLSPVIILAALFIDLARGILPEGFGQGTIQLPVIEIGATQQPTSQLPGILFFLVIATIILLELAAVALYIWWHWRERRRMEALLGDVVEERSVVFDRPPRPRREPRPAAPARGDRSDPVGAYLAALDALAADGRWARRSAETPRQHLARLTPSAPVAPALARLAAGYQLLRYAGLALGNPERRRAAGRLERLERALREARST; this is encoded by the coding sequence ATGTGGTCGAACTATCCGCCTGAGCCGGTCCCGATCGGCGTCGAGCCGGACGGTCGGCCCGCCCCGCCGCCCAGCCCCCCACGCCCCTCGCGGCTGCTGCCGGTCGCCCAGTGCGTGGCCGAGGGCGGCCTGCTGGCCGTGGTGGCGGCGGCCCTCCAAGCCCTGTTCGGGGAGGTGCCGATCATCGGGCCCCTCGAGTTCGCCATCCTGGCCGGGGCGGGCATGGGCTGGGCGCGCCGCGTCCGGTGGCGGGGACCGGCTGGCGAGGCGTTCGGGTTGCCGGTGCTGGCGGTGGCCGCGGGCACGATGGCCTGGTTGCTGGCGCCCGAGGTCCGGGTCGCCCTGATCCAGGGCGACGCCCAGGCGGCCCTGGCCGCTCATCACGGCGGATGGATCGGCGCCCTGGCCGTCCTGCGCGGGCACGCCCACCAGTCCCGAGCCGTGGACGAAGAGGTCCAGGACCAGCTCATGCGTTGGGGCCTGCCGGTTGTCGCAGTCGCATGGCTGATCGGCGACCTGACGGCCGGACGGGCAGGCCCCGGCATCCAGGAAGCGTTCACCGCGCTCGCCTTCATCGGCTCGCTCATGTTCGTGGGATCGGGAGTGTTGGCCCTGGGACTGGCCCGCCTGGCCGCCGTACGGGGTGATGGCCCGGGCGGCGGCTCGTGGTTTGGGTTCGTCCTGCTGGTGGCGCTGGGGGTGACGGTGCTCGGGATCCCGGCCGCGCTGTTCCTGGGAGTCCCGCTCGAGGCCCTGGTGGTCGCCCTGGTGGCGCCCATCCGAGTCCTCGGCGCCCTGGTCGTCCTGCTCCTGTCTCCGGTCATTATCCTGGCCGCGCTCTTCATCGACCTGGCGCGCGGGATCCTGCCGGAAGGGTTCGGCCAGGGAACCATCCAGCTCCCGGTCATCGAGATCGGCGCGACGCAGCAGCCGACGAGCCAGCTGCCGGGCATCCTGTTCTTCCTGGTGATCGCCACCATCATCCTGCTCGAGCTGGCCGCGGTCGCGCTCTACATCTGGTGGCACTGGCGCGAGCGGCGCCGGATGGAGGCCCTGCTGGGCGACGTCGTGGAGGAGCGGAGCGTGGTCTTCGACCGCCCGCCGCGGCCCCGACGAGAACCCAGGCCTGCCGCCCCGGCCCGCGGTGACCGCAGCGACCCGGTGGGCGCCTACCTGGCGGCCCTGGACGCCCTGGCGGCGGACGGCCGCTGGGCGCGCCGATCGGCCGAAACCCCGCGGCAGCACCTGGCCCGGCTCACGCCTTCCGCCCCGGTCGCTCCCGCCCTGGCCCGCTTGGCCGCCGGGTACCAGCTTCTCCGCTATGCCGGGCTGGCCCTTGGCAACCCGGAACGACGCCGCGCCGCCGGCCGGCTGGAGCGCCTGGAACGAGCGTTGCGCGAGGCTCGCTCGACCTGA
- a CDS encoding MerR family transcriptional regulator, with product MSWIRDPKRPRYFISIAAELAAVHPRTLRIYDEEGLVCPHRRNNLRLYSEADIERVRIIRFLTRRQGVNLAGVKVILQLEALGKIRVYDLFDEGDVERFVQGDAEPEPQLEPVAVPVPEPSSR from the coding sequence GTGAGTTGGATCCGCGACCCGAAGCGGCCGCGTTACTTCATCAGCATCGCCGCCGAACTGGCGGCGGTGCACCCGCGCACGCTGCGGATCTACGACGAGGAGGGACTCGTCTGCCCGCATCGGCGCAACAACCTCCGCCTCTACTCCGAGGCCGATATTGAGCGGGTGCGTATCATCCGCTTCCTGACCCGACGCCAGGGGGTCAACCTGGCGGGCGTCAAGGTCATCCTGCAGCTCGAAGCGCTCGGCAAGATCCGGGTCTACGACCTGTTCGATGAAGGTGATGTCGAACGCTTTGTCCAGGGCGACGCGGAACCCGAGCCTCAGCTCGAGCCCGTCGCCGTGCCCGTCCCCGAACCCAGCAGCAGGTGA